DNA sequence from the Salvia splendens isolate huo1 chromosome 19, SspV2, whole genome shotgun sequence genome:
GTGTATAGAGGTGAAAGTTAATGTGTGAATTGTTCTTGTAGTGAAGATTTTTGTTTGTGTGATTGATGATTAGTACATTTCGCAGGACGAGTATTGTGGCAAAAGATGCGATAGCTATAATGGATCATTTGGGATGGCAAAAAGCTCATGTGTTTGGCCACTCAATGGGTGAGTATTTGACTATAGATATTTTGTCGGCATGATTGACTCAACGCGTGTTCTTGTTCATTATATTGAAACTTACCGGACCACATGGACCCCCATCTTTTATGAAACCAACTTTATTGATTAGTATATTTGAATGGCTATCTAGATTCAGTCAAATGGGTTAGGTTCCTGTTTACGGTCATTAGTTGTGAGATTTTTTCGCATAGACTTGCAAAAGGTTGACTTAGGATTACAGAATCCCAAAGGTTCTCAATAGCAAAATATGTAGCTTTTAGTGCCACTGAATGATTTCTTGATGATGCAGGTGCTATGATTTCTTGTAAGCTTGCTGCAATGGTACCTGAGCGAATTTCATCTTTGGCGTTGTTGAATGTAACTGGTGGAGGTTATGAATGCTTACCAAAGGTATCAATTCCTCGGGTTAAAGTTGGGGTCATAAACAGAACTGTTATAAAGCATATTCCAATGTACTTAAATTAACATCTTCTCCAATACTTCTTGCAAGATAAGAATATTAGTACTTGGAACTCTGGCAATAGCTTGAGGCTGACAAACCGTGCTCTAGTTTTGTTGATAATCAAAGCTTCTTCTAGAGTTCCCAAAACTTGGGAAATGTTTGAACTGAAAGACGACATTAATTTAATCTGCAGCTTGTGAAGTTCAAACTGTTTGCAGTATAATAGCTCTATGTTGTTTGTCTTTCTCATGCTTCTCTTTCATGACAGTGCAAACAACTTCAAATGTGAAAATTTGTGATCAACTAGACTATGTAGCTGGTCTGCTTGTTGATTAGTTTGTGTTAGCTTAATGAGCAATTCCACCTAACGCAAAATTAATTCAAAGAAGTTAGCATAGCCAACTCATTTTCTTTCCTAGTTTTTATCTAAGTTGGAAATATAGCAAAATCCTAGTATTTGTCTTTCTACATTTCAACCTTATATGGGAGtttctgaaatgtatcttgccaTCCTGACCATAATTTACATCTCTTATTCTTCTCAGTTTGACCGTCAAACTCTGTCAATTGCTCTGCGTTTTCTGAGGGCAAAAACTCCTGAACAGAGAGCAGCCGTTGATTTAGATACCCACTACTCACAGGTAACAGCTCCTTTAATTTCTGGCTTCATTATCTGTCTGTTTTGATTCAAATGCAGAATGCAACAGCTCACTGAGAATTCATCGAAAATTCACGTCTCGGTTATGCAGGAATATCTTGCAGAGTACATTGGACTAAAAACTAGAAGAGCAATTTTGTACCAAGTAAGGGTgtttttacttttaaaaaaatacaaacttgAGACGAGAATCCTGATACTGTATGTTTTTCCTTGAATAGAGGCATAAGTCTTAGGAGAACGCAGTAAAGATTTATGCCTTGAATTTTTTGTTCTTACTGCGACAATTCTCATTGAACCATATGATTTGTAGTGTTTTCCTGTACAAACAAAGACCCTCTGTGTCAAATTATTTTTCTGATACAAACTATTTATGAAGTGTCTGTGATTTCAAAGCATAACATGATGTTAAAATTCTGCAGGAATACGTAAAAGGCATATCATCAACAGGTATGCAGTCCAAGTATGGATTTGAGGGTCAGATTAACGCGTGTTGGACCCATAAAATGTCGAGAAAAGAGATAGAATCCATCCGTATGGCTGGATTTCCTATATCAGTAATTCATGGCAGGTAGTCTATCATAGACTCTTATTACTATGTTTTCCTATATATATGTGCACTATGTCTTCTATGACAACTTatatcttctcttttttttccttctcttcccTGTAGACATGACATTATTGCTCAGCTCTGCCATGCAAAACGACTTGCAGAGAGATTATATCCATCCGCAAGAATGGTTGAACTTAATGGTGGGCATCTAGTAAGCCATGAGAGGACTGAGGAGGTACTATTCTATACATTAGTAAgacaaataatgaaaaaatgaaGTGAAAGAGATAAGTTATGGAAGCAAACTGGAAATTCCAACGTTGAAGCTAAAAGTCACATTATATCACTGGAATTAGCTTTTTCGACATAAAGGAAAGCAACACTAGATGTTCTAATGTTATATGTTATCGAGCAATTTCATGTGTCATTGACCAGAATTCTTGCTAACGTGGTATTTCCTTGCTCCAATTGCAGGTAAATAAAGCTCTACTGGAGTTAATCAACGCATCACATAGTGGGACAAATCTATACGAATGGACAAATTTGTCCGCTAAAAACAGTGGTGGGTGATACTCGTATGCAAATTCTTCATCTTTCTGTAATACTGGTCTAAATCTCTTAGAGATTACCCAAATAATATAATGAGAACCTCACACTTATGTTCTCAAACTGAAAACGGGTCACGGACTTCTTTCATCTTTCACTGATGCTACTCTTTTCTTCAGGTGGCAAAGCTTCTCAGATATCGGCATGGAGAGCAGTCAGTTCGTCTTTCATTCTTGGGAGCGTAGAGAAGCTACATATCTTCATTTTATACTTTTTTGGCCTCTTTGCATTGGCCTTTCAGTACTTACGAAGAGGCGTGATGAGGCTTAAGCCCGTCAAAGTAGAAGCAGCTCTTACTAGCTAACACTTTCCCCTGCTGGTAAGCCTACTCTTCCTGCAGAGATGTATTAGTTCACTCACTAGCTGCAAATTTCAATGCTTTGCTTATTTACACGCAGGGATTCGATTTTTCTTCATCTTACTATCACTTACGCAGCGTCGTCAATCTGGGCATGGATGAGCTGTAGAGAACACGAAGATCATCACTACAGTTTTATGCTA
Encoded proteins:
- the LOC121778709 gene encoding putative aminoacrylate hydrolase RutD, producing MPFCEVGRHQKTDGAAANTATGIQIFYRTYGKGPIKVLMIIGLAGTHDSWGPQINALTGTVRPNDDESSVEDPSRGEEATGVEVCAFDNRGVGRSSVPTKKSEYTTSIVAKDAIAIMDHLGWQKAHVFGHSMGAMISCKLAAMVPERISSLALLNVTGGGYECLPKFDRQTLSIALRFLRAKTPEQRAAVDLDTHYSQEYLAEYIGLKTRRAILYQEYVKGISSTGMQSKYGFEGQINACWTHKMSRKEIESIRMAGFPISVIHGRHDIIAQLCHAKRLAERLYPSARMVELNGGHLVSHERTEEVNKALLELINASHSGTNLYEWTNLSAKNSGGKASQISAWRAVSSSFILGSVEKLHIFILYFFGLFALAFQYLRRGVMRLKPVKVEAALTS